Within the Cetobacterium ceti genome, the region AATATAAGTGGAAAAAATAAATGGCTATTTTGGTCAAAGTTAGATCACAGTTAACAAAGAGTAAAAATGGTTCAAAAATAGTACAAAATATGTGGGATGTTTAATCATTTTCACCATTGACAAATGGGGTAAAATAATATAAGTTATGTACTATAGCGGGAAAAATTTTATATTAAATTTATACATATTATAAACAGTGTTTTGAAAGGGTGAATGAAAAATGGCAAGTAAAACAGTAATGATTAATAATGAAACTGGACTACATACAAGACCTGGAAACGAATTTGTAAGTTTAGCAAAAACTTTTAAATCAGCTATCGAAGTTGAAAACGCAGCTGGAACAAAGGTAAAGGGAACATCTCTTTTAAAGCTACTTTCTCTAGGTATTAAAAAAGGTGCGACAATAACAGTTCATGCTACAGGAGAGGATGAGCAAGAGGCTGTAGAAAAATTAGCTCACCTTCTTGAGAATCTAAAGGACTAATTTTCTAGACTGAAAAGGAAGGTGTTTTAACCTTCCTTTTATTTTTTTAGTAAAAAATTAAAAAAAGGGTGAAAATAGAATGGAAAGATTTTTAAAAGGAATTGATGCATCTCCTGGAGTTGCAATAGGAAAAGTATTTTTATACAAGGAAGTGGAACTTTATATTGATAAGGGTGAAGCTGAAAATATAGAAGTTGAAAAGGAAAGATTAATTGAGGGAAGAGAAAAAACTAAAACTCAATTACTTGGAATAAGAGAGAAAACAGCTCAAAAATTAGGAGAGGACAAAGCTGCTATTTTTGATGGACATATAACTTTATTAGAAGATGAAGATCTATTTGATGAGGTTGTAGAACTAATAGAAGATGAGAATATAAAGGCTGAAAATGCTTTAGATCAAGGAATTTCTGGATATTGTGATATGTTAGCAAATTTAGAGGATGAATACCTAAGAGAAAGAGCAGCAGATCTTAAAGATATAGCTAAAAGATGGTTATATAATATCTCTGGAATAGAAGTAGTGGATCTTTCAACTTTACCTAAAGATTCAATAGTTGTTGCTAGGGATTTAACTCCATCAGATACAGCTCAACTTGATTTAGAAAATGTTGTTGCCTTTGTAACTGATATTGGAGGAAAAACAGCTCACTCATCTATAATGGCTAGATCTTTAGAGATTCCAGCTGTTGTAGGAACAGGAAATATCACTGAGATTTTAAAAGGTGGAGAGGAAATTATAGTTGATGCCTTAACTGGAGATATTGTAATAAATCCAACTGAAGAGGAAAAGGATATTTACAGAGCTAAAAGACAAGGTTACATTGATGAAAAAGAACTTTTAAAACAATTAAAAGATAAAGAGGCAGTTTCTAAAGATGGAACTGTAGTTGGAACTTGGGGAAATATAGGTTCTCCTAAGGATGTAACAGGAGTATTAAAAAATGGTGCCAATGGAATAGGACTTTATAGAACTGAGTTTTTATTCATGGCTAAAGATAGATTCCCTTCTGAAGATGAGCAATTTGAAGCTTATAAAGCAGTTGTAGAATCAATGGCTCCACACCCAGTAACAATAAGAACAATGGATATTGGTGGAGATAAATCTTTACCATATATGGAATTACCTCATGAGGAAAATCCATTCTTAGGTTGGAGAGCACTTAGAATTTGTTTAGATAGAACTGAGATTTTAAAAACACAATTTAGAGCATTATTAAGAGCTTCTGCCTTTGGATATGTAAAAATCATGTTACCTATGGTTATTTCCATTGAAGAGTGTAGAAAAGCCAGAATTCTTCTTGAGGAGTGCAAAGAGGAGTTAAGAGATGAGGGAGTTAAGTTTGATGAAAATGTTCAACTAGGAATAATGGTTGAAACTCCAGCTGTAGCCTTTAGAGCTAAATATTTTGCTAAGGAAGTTGATTTCTTCTCAATAGGAACAAATGACTTAACACAATATACTTTAGCAGTTGATAGAGGAAACGAAAGAATTTCTAAACTATATGACACTTATAATCCTGGAGTTTTAGCAGCTATTAAAGCAGCAATAGATGGAGCTCACCAAGGTGGAATTTCTATCTCTATGTGTGGAGAGTTTGCAGGGGATGATAGAGCAACAGCACTATTATTCGGAATGGGATTAGATGCTTTTTCAATGTCAGCAATATCAGTACCTAGAGTTAAGAAAAATATCATGAACTTAGATAAGGTTGATGCTGTAGGTTTAGTTGATAGAGTTATGGAAATGGCAACTTCAGAGGAAGTTTTAGCAGAAATTGATAAGTTTAATAAAGAGTATTTAGGGAAATAAGATTTAGGGAATTTTAGCCAGGAGAAAATCCTGGCTTTTTTTATTCCAACCCTTGAAAATATTAATGTTAATATACACATGTACAGGGATTAAAATTTATGGTATTATATATAATGGTTTATTGTCTAATAAAGGAGGCTAAAGAATGGAAAAAATACAAATATCCACAGAATATATAAAATTAGACCAATTTTTAAAATGGGTTGGAATTGCTGATACAGGTTCCCTTGCAAAGGATATGATTCTTTCTGGAGAAGTTCTAGTAAATGGAGAAATTGAAGAGAGAAGAGGAAAAAAAATATATCCAGGAGATACAGTTGAAGCTTTTGGACAAAAATTTATAGTTGAATAAAACCTTTTGAGGTGAAGTATATTGGAAATTTTAGAAATAAACTATATAAACTTTAGAAATTTAAGTGATAGAAATATCCAATTTTCACCAAGATTTAATCTGTTCTATGGAAAGAATGGACAGGGAAAAACTAGTATATTAGAGGCTATTTATTTTGTTGCCACTGGGAAAAGTTTTCGAACAGCAAAGAACAGTGAGTTGATAAAATATAACAAAGAAAAAATGGGATGTTTTATCTCCTATAGAGATAATATCTCTGAAAAAACCTTAACTGTGAAAATAGATAGCAGAAAAAAAGAATACAGTTATAATGGGAAGAAAGTTTCCTTCGATGATTTTTATGGAAGGTTAAATGTTGTTTCTTTCATTCCTGAAGACATTAATCTTATAGTAGGTTCCCCTGCTGTAAGGCGTAGTTTTTTTGATGGTGAAATTTCGCAAAGTAATTCAGAGTATTTTAAGAATTTAAAGGATTATACCAAGCTTTTAAAATTGAGAAATAAGTTTTTAAAGGAACGGGATTATAAAAATCCACTTTTTTCAATTTATCAAGAGGAATTTATTAAAATAGGAGCAAAAATTCTAAAGACTAGAGTGGATTATGTGAAGAACATTTCCATAATTTTAAACTTAAATTATCGTAAATTATTTGATGATAAAAAGGAGTTAAGTTTAAAATATAATAGTTCATTGGGAGAGTTAAAAAATAAATCTTTAGAGGAGATAGAGGAACTTTTAAAGGAAAAAATTAAAGGTTCTATAAACCAAGAATTGAGATATGGTTTCTCCTTAGTTGGTCCTCAAAGGGATGATTTTTTATTTTTACTCAATGAGAAGGAAGCTAAATCTTACTCCTCCCAAGGGGAAAAAAAATCTATTATATTTTCTTTGAAACTTTCAGAGATAGATATGATTTTAAAGGAGAAGAGGGAAAATCCAATATTTTTAATAGATGATATATCCTCATATTTTGATTCTATTCGTAAGGAGAATATAGTTAAATATTTGAAAAAAAGAGAGATACAGGTTTTTATAAGTTCCACAGGAGAATTGGATATAAATTCTAAAAACTTTTATATTAATAAGGGTGATATAGATGGCAGAGATAAGCAGTGTTAAAGAGATGATAGAAACTGCAGTTGTAAAAAGCAGAAAATTAAAAGAGGGAATAGTTGTTGCCCGATGGGAAGAAATTGTAGGAAAAGTAGCTAAAAAAAGTAATCCCGTGGGAATAAAAGATGAAACTCTCTATGTCTATGTTGAAGACTCTGTTTTTCTCCATCATATGTCTATGAACAAAAATAAATATTTAGAAAAAATAGAAGAAATATTGAAGGATTCCTATGTTAAAGATATAAGATTTAAAGTGGGAAAGGTAAATGACCCCTTGAAATATGATTACAGAGAAGTGTATATTAACAATAATAGGAATATAGAGGAAAATATATCTGAAGAGTCCTTTATGAAAAATGAGGAATTATCTATAGAGGAGATAGTAGATCACCTAAAAAAAATGGCCCTAAAACGAGAGGAATATTTGATTAAAAAGGGATATAAAAAATGCAAAAGTTGTGGCGCTATATTTGAAGGGGAAAAGGATTATTGCTTTCCCTGCTCTAATAAATTATCTAAAAATAAGTAAAGGGTTTTTATTATTGATTATATACATTTAGTATAGGCAAAGAATAGTGTTAATGAACTAGTAAGTGGAGGTAAGAATGAGTAATTATCAAGCGGAAAATATAACAGTCCTAGAAGGATTAGAAGCAGTTAGAAAAAGACCGGGGATGTATATAGGTACTACCTCTGAAAGAGGACTTCATCACCTTGTTTGGGAGATCGTAGATAACTCAGTGGATGAGGCTTTAGCAGGATATGCTTCAAAAATTGAAGTAAGCATATTACCAGATAACATTATAGAAGTTAAGGATGATGGAAGAGGAATTCCAGTTGATATCCACCCAAAATATGGAAAATCAGCTCTAGAAATAGTACTTACAGTACTACATGCTGGAGGTAAATTTGAGAATAATAACTATAAGGTTTCAGGAGGATTACACGGGGTTGGAGTTTCAGTAGTTAACGCCCTATCTGAATGGACAGAGGTTACAGTTAAAAGAGATGGAAAGGTATACTATCAAAAATATGATAGAGGAGTTCCTGAGGAAGATGTAAAAATCATAGGAGAAGCACAGGAAACTGGAACTATGGTAAGATTCAAAGCTGACTATGAAATCTTTGAAACTTTAGTATATAGCTTTGGTACATTAGAAACAAGATTAAAGGAACTAGCTTATTTAAATAAAGGTTTAGAAATTATATTATCAGATTTAAGAAAAGAGCCTGCAAGGGTTGAAAGTTTAAAATTTGATGGTGGAATTGTAGACTATATTAAAGATATAGAAAAAGAAAACACTGAAATTACAAAGGAACCAATCTATATGAGTGGTGAGATTGATAATATAACAATAGAAGTAGCCCTATGTTATAATATTAATCAAAGAGAAGTAATCTATTCCTTTGTAAATAATATAAATACTCACGAAGGTGGAACTCACGTAAGTGGATTTAGAACAGCCTTAACAAGAGTTGTAAATGATCTTGGAAAAACTTTAGGATTACTAAAGGATAAAGATGGAAAACTTCAAGGAAGTGACATTAGAGAAGGATTAACTGCTATTGTATCAGTTAAAGTTCCTCAACCACAGTTTGAAGGACAAACTAAAACTAAACTAGGAAATAGTGAGGTTACAGGAGCTGTTTCAACTGTTGTTGGAAGTCAGTTAAAAATGTATTTAGAGGATAATCCTGGAGATTTAAAAATAATAATAGAAAAGATATTAAACTCTAAAAAAGCTAGAGAAGCTGCTCAAAGAGCTAGAGAGTTAGTTCTTAGAAAATCAGCTCTAGAAGTTGGATCACTTCCAGGAAAATTAGCAGATTGTTCTTCTAAAAACTCTGAAGAGTGTGAGATTTACATAGTTGAGGGAGATTCAGCAGGTGGATCAGCAAAACAGGGAAGAGATAGATCATTCCAAGCTATTTTACCACTTAGAGGTAAGATTATAAACGTTGAAAAATCAGGATTACATAGAGCCTTAGAAAACAACGAGGTTAGAGCTCTTGTAACAGCATTTGGAACAGGAATTGGAGATAATTTCAATATAGAAAAATTAAGATATGGAAAAATTATACTAATGACAGACGCCGACGTTGACGGAGCTCACATTAGAACATTAATTTTAACATTCCTATATAGATATATGGTGGATTTAATTCACAATGGAAATGTTTATATAGCTCAGCCACCTCTATTTAAAATTACCCAAGGAAGATCAGTTCAGTATGCTTATACAGATAAGCAACTTAAAGAGGTAGTTGGATCATTAGAGGGAGAGGATAAAAGATATACTCTTCAAAGATATAAAGGTCTAGGAGAGATGAATCCTGAGCAACTATGGGAAACAACAATGGATCCAGATTCAAGAACTTTATTAAAAGTATCTATAGATGATGCAAGAGAGGCGGATATCCTATTTGATAAACTAATGGGAGATAAGGTAGAGCCTAGAAAAGAGTTCATTGAGGAACATGCAGAATTTGTAAAAAATCTGGATATATAATGTATATAAACAGTAATAAAAACTTCTAGGAGGGAAATAATGTCTAACGTTAACAATAGATACATTGAGGAAGAACTAAAACAATCCTATTTAGACTACTCAATGAGTGTAATAGTAAGTCGTGCTTTACCAGATGTTAAGGATGGTTTAAAGCCAGTACACAGAAGAATACTTTATGCAATGAATGAAATGGGAATGAGCCATGACAAGCCATATAAAAAATCAGCAAGAATAGTTGGAGAGGTTCTAGGTAAGTTCCACCCACATGGTGACTCTGCAGTTTATAATACAATGGTAAGAATGGCCCAAGATTTTAACTATAGATATGAGCTTATAGATGGACATGGAAACTTCGGTTCTATAGATGGAGATTCAGCGGCAGCAATGAGATATACTGAGGCTAGAATGTCTAAAATCAGTAGTGAGTTATTAGAGGATATTGAAAAAAATACAATAGACTTTAGAAAGAACTTCGATGATTCCCTAGATGAGCCAATTGTATTACCAGCTAGATTACCTAACTTATTATTAAATGGAGCTACAGGAATTGCAGTTGGTATGGCAACAAATATACCTCCACATAACTTAGGAGAATTAGTTGATGGAATTCTTGCTTTAATAGAAAATCATGAAATAACAGACCTTGAGCTAATGGATTATATTCACGGACCAGATTTCCCTACAGGTGGAATTATAGATGGTAGATGTGGAATAAGAGAGGCCTATACAACAGGTAGAGGAAGAGTTAGAGTAAGAGGAAAAATTGATATTGAAGAAAGTAAATCTGGAAGACAAAGTCTTATAGTAAAAGAGATTCCTTATCAATTAAATAAATCAAATCTAATTGAAAAAATAGCTAACCTAGTTAAAGAGAAAAAATTAACTGGAATATCAGACTTAAGAGATGAGTCAGATAGAGATGGAATTAGAATTGTTATAGAGCTAAAAAGAGGAGAAGAGCCTGAGTTAGTTCTAAATAAATTATATAAATATACAGAGTTACAAAGTACTTTTGGTATTATAATGCTAGCTCTAGTAAATAACGTACCTAGAGTTTTAACTTTAAAAGAGATTTTAGTTGAATACTTAAAACATAGAATGGACGTTGTAAGAAGAAGAACAGAGTTTGACTTAGATAAAGCTCAAAAAAGAGCTCACTTATTACAAGGATTCTTAAGAGCTCTTGAGAATATAGATAGAATCATAGAGATGATTAAAGGTGCTAAGGATGGAAATGAAGCTAAGGGACTTTTAGTTGAAAACTATGGATTTAGTGAGGAGCAATCAAAGGCTATTCTAGATATGAAACTTCAAAGATTAACAGGTCTTGAAAGAGAAAAAATAGATAGAGAGCACGGAGATTTAGAAGCTAAAATTTCTGAATTACAAAGTATTTTAGCAAGTGAAGAAAGAATCTATGACATTATAAAAACTGAGTTAAATGAACTTAAAAATAAATATAATGACAATAGAAGAACTCAAATTGAGGATGAAAGACTTGAAATAATGCCTGAAGACTTAATTAAAGATGAGACAGTTATCGTTACAAGAACTAATAAGGGATATGTAAAGAGAATTGAAATCAGTAAATATAAGGCTCAAAAGAGAGGTGGAAAGGGAGTTTCAACTCAAAATACAGTTGAAGACGACTTTGTAGAAAGCTTAGAAGTTATGTCTAACTTAGATACAATGTTAATTTTCACAAACCAAGGTAGAGTATTTAGTATTAAGGTTTATGAAATCCCAGAATCTTCTAAACAAGCTAGAGGAAAACTGATTGGAAACATTATCAAGTTAAGAGAAGATGAAAAAGTTAGAGAGATTAAGAAAATTAGAGAATTCTCTAAGGACTTTGACGTTTTATTCGTAACTAGAGATGGATTAGTTAAGAAAACAAACCTATTTGAATATAGAAACATAAATGTTTCAGGATTAAAAGCAATTAAATTAAAAGATGGAGACGATATTATCTCTATAGGTTTAGTTGCTAGAGAATCTAAGGATCAAGTATTTATTGCTACAAAACAGGGATATGCAATTAGATTCCCTCATACAGATACAAGACCTATGGGAAGAGATACAAGTGGAGTTAAAGGAATTAACCTAAGAATGGGAGATTCTGTAATTTCAGCTTCTCTAATAGATGATGAAATGAATGAAACAGTATTAACAATAACAGAAAATGGATATGGAAAACGTACTAGAGTTGATGAGTATCCACTACAATCTAGAGCAGGAAAAGGTGTTATTAACATCAGATGTAGTGATAAAACAGGAAGTGTTGTGGAAGTTAAACCTGTTCAAGCAGGAGAGGAATTAATGGCAATAACATCAAATGGAATAGTTATAAGAACTCCTATTGATCCAATTTCAATAATTGGAAGAGCTACTCAAGGTGTGAAAATCATGAGAGTTAAGGAAGAGCAAGAGGAAAAGGTTGTATCAATCGCTAGAGTAAGAGAAGAGGATGATGATACAGATTTAGAATTGGAAAATAACTAATATTAATTCTAGGAGGGGACCCTTAATGAGAAGAGCATTATTATTGTTCAGTTGTGAAGTTGACAGAAAAGATTTAATTGAAAGTGCAGTTTATTTAAAGGAAAAATTTAATTTTGATATTTTACCTCTTTATGTGAGAGATATAAGAAGAGATGAGATTGTTCCTATGTCTGTGGAGGGGATGGTTTTAGATCCAGGAAATGACCTTATGACAGAACAATGGAAAAATTTTGAGGACATGGAGCTTAGAAAAATAAGAACAGCCCTTGAAAAACATGGAATAAACAGCAAGTTAAATGTGGAAATAGGTTTAGTACCAGAAATAGTTAGAACCTATTTAAAAAAATGTGACCTGTTAATTTTTGGAAAGGGTGAAATAATTTCAGAAAATGTAATAACCCTTTTAAAGGATCAATATAAGCCTATTATAATGGTTAAGGACGCTCCCCTATCCATGGAAAAAGTTGGAATTGCAACAGATGATGGGGTAAAAATAAATAAAAGTTTAAGTAATTTTTTAAACCTTTTCCCTGGTATAGATAAGTTTCTTATGTTATCATGGAACTATGAGCCTGAAGAAAATAACCTTTTAGACCTTTTAAAATATAAGGAAAAAGAGGTTACCTTTATGAACTTTAAAGATGATTCAGGAAAAGTTGAGTTTTATAATAAAGTTAGAGAACTTGATATACTAATAATGGGAAATCTAAGTAGATCTTATTTCTTTGAAATGATAACTAGAAGAAAGGGATTAAATATATTAGAGAATGCAGAAACTACAATGTTTATAGGATAGGATAAATATGAAAATATTAGTAATATCAGATTCCCATGGAAGATCTGAATATATAATAGAGGCAATAGAGAAGGAAAAACCAGATCTGATTATTTCTGGTGGAGATTATAGTGAAGATGCAGAGGAAATATCCTTTGCATTTTCTGATCTTCCCTTTGAAATTGTAAGGGGAAACTGTGATTTTTATGATATGAAACACAGGGATGAATTAACTTTAGATATATTAGGAAAAAAGATTTTTATCACCCACGGACATCTATATGGAGTTAAAAGTACATATGGAAAGATAGAATCTCAAGGGGAAAAAATAGGTGCTGATATAGTTATATTTGGCCATACTCATAAGCCATATTTGGAAAAAAAATCACTTGTGACTTTATTTAATCCAGGGGCATTAATGAACAAAGAGTACGGTTTAATAAATATATTTCAAGATTCAGTTGATTTTATTCATAAAAAAATTTAAAATAGATAGATGTAAATAGCCCTATTTTAGGAGGAAAAATGAAAGAAAGATTGAGTACATTAAAGGACTCTGCTAAGGATAGCATCCTAAATGCAAATACTTTACAAGAGATTGATGAGATCAGAGTAAAGTATTTAGGAAAAAAGGGAGAACTAACTGAGATTTCTAAATCTATGAGAAATCTTTCTCCAGAGGAAAGACCTGTATTAGGAGCACTTATAAACGAAGCTAGAGAAGTTATAAGTGAGCTATTAGAAAATAGATTAGCAGAAGTTAAGGCCATAGTTAAGGCTGAACAACTTGCAACAGAAACAATAGATATAACACTACCTGGTAGAAAAATTGAAATGGGAGGAATTCACCCAATCACAGAAACTACAAACTTCTTAAAGGGAATTTTCGTAGATATGGGATTTGACGTGGCTGAAGGACCAGAAATAGAATTAACTTCTATAAACTTTGACGCTTTAAATATCCCTGAATCACACCCATCTAGAGATCTTCAAGATACATTCTACATGTCAGAAAATGTAGTATTAAGAACTCACACATCACCAGTACAAGTAAGATATATGTCTAAAAATAAACCTCCATTTAGAATGGTATGTCCAGGAAAGGTATATAGAAATGACTATGATATTTCTCATACACCTATGTTCCACCAAATGGAAGGATTAATGGTAGGGGAAAATATTTCCTTTGCTAACTTAAAAGCAATTCTTACAGAATTTGTAACTAAAGTATTTGGAAAAACTAATGTTAGATTTAGACCACATTTCTTCCCATTCACAGAGCCAAGTGCAGAGATGGACGTAGAATGTGTAATTTGTAAGGGTAAAGGATGTAGACTTTGTAAGGACAGTGGATGGCTTGAAATTATGGGATGCGGAATGGTAGACCCAGAGGTTTTAAAAGCTGTTGGATATGATCCAGAAGAAGTAACAGGATTTGCTTTTGGAATGGGAATAGAGAGAATTACCATGTTAAGACATGGAATAGATGATTTAAGAGCTTTCTTTGAGAATGATATTAGATTTTTAAAGCAGTTTAAATAGTTGGAGGCAAATTTATGTTAATTTCATTGGATTGGTTAAAGCAGTATGTGGACATAAAAGAGGATATCAAACAGCTAGAAAATACTCTTACAATGATAGGACAAGAGGTAGAAGCTATTGATATTCAAGGAAAGGACCTTGAAAATGTAGTAATTGGACAGGTTATTGAATATGGAAAGCATCCTGAGGCAGATAAATTAACTTTACTAAAAGTTAATGTTGGAGAGGAAGAGCCTCTTCAAATAGTTTGTGGAGCACCAAACCACAAATTAGGAGATAAGGTTGTAGTGGCTAAAATTGGAGCCGTTCTTCCTGGAGACTTTAAAATAAAGAAAAGTAAAATCAGAGGAGTAGAATCTTTTGGTATGCTATGTTCTGAGGTTGAATTAGGATTAGGTGAGGATGGAGACGGTATTATAATCCTTCCTGAAACAGCAACTGTAGGACAAGAATATAGAGAATATGCTGGATTAGATGATGTTGTATTTGAGTTAGAGATAACTCCAAATAGACCAGACTGTCTATCTCATATTGGAATTGCAAGGGAAGTTGCAGCTTACTATGGTAGAAAGGTTAAATATCCTGATTACACAGTGAGTGAAATAATTGAAAGCATCAACAATAACCATGTTTCTACAAGAATAGAGGACAAGGAAAGATGTAAGAGATTTGCAGGAAGAATTATTAAAAATGTAACTGTACAGGAATCTCCTGAATGGTTAAAGAAAAGAGTTAGATCTATGGGTCTAAAACCTGTAAATAACATTGTTGATATAACAAACTTTATATTATTTGAATATAATCAACCTTTACATGCCTATGATATGGAGAAAATTGAAGGAAAGCAGTTAGTTGTTAGAGCAGCTACACCTGGAGAGAAAATAGTAACTTTAGATGGTATGGAAAGAGAATTAAATAATGGTGAATTAGTAGTAGCTGATGAAAACAAGGTTTTAGCAATAGCTGGAATCATGGGTGGAGAAAATAGTAAAGTAACAGAGGATACTAAAACTATATTCTTAGAAGTTGCATACTTTACACCTGAAAACATAAGAAGAACATCAAAGAATATTGGACTTGCTTCTGACTCTTCATATAGATTTGAAAGAGGATTAGACATTGAAAATGTTCCTGAGGTTTTAGATAGAGCTGCTGCCCTTATTGCAGAACTTACAGGAGGAGAAATTCTTCATGGAGTTATGGATAAGTACACAGAGAAATATGAAAAAATTGAAATACCTTTAAATATTCCAAGACTTAGAGCTTTCATGGGAAAAGATATTCCTCATGATACAGTGGGAACTATTTTAACTAACCTTGGATTAGGTATAAAAACTTTAGATCAAAATACTTTACTTGTAACACCACCATCATATAGAGGGGATCTTTCTAGACCAGAGGATTTATATGAAGAAGTTATAAGAATATATGGTTTTGAAAATATAGAGGATAAAATGCCAGTGGAGGAAATTACTCCAGGTAAAGAGGATAAGGGAATTGCAATTGTAGGAAGAGCTAAAAATGTTTTAGCTAAGGTTGGACTTCAAGAGGTTATTAACTATAGCTTTGTTTCTAAGGAAGCAATTGAAGTTTTAGGAATTACAGAACCAACTATGGTTATTAGCAATCCTATCAGTGAAGATATGTCTGTAATGAGACCTACACTTAGATATAGTCTATTAGGAAAC harbors:
- the yaaA gene encoding S4 domain-containing protein YaaA, encoding MEKIQISTEYIKLDQFLKWVGIADTGSLAKDMILSGEVLVNGEIEERRGKKIYPGDTVEAFGQKFIVE
- a CDS encoding DUF721 domain-containing protein: MAEISSVKEMIETAVVKSRKLKEGIVVARWEEIVGKVAKKSNPVGIKDETLYVYVEDSVFLHHMSMNKNKYLEKIEEILKDSYVKDIRFKVGKVNDPLKYDYREVYINNNRNIEENISEESFMKNEELSIEEIVDHLKKMALKREEYLIKKGYKKCKSCGAIFEGEKDYCFPCSNKLSKNK
- a CDS encoding HPr family phosphocarrier protein, which codes for MASKTVMINNETGLHTRPGNEFVSLAKTFKSAIEVENAAGTKVKGTSLLKLLSLGIKKGATITVHATGEDEQEAVEKLAHLLENLKD
- the gyrB gene encoding DNA topoisomerase (ATP-hydrolyzing) subunit B; its protein translation is MSNYQAENITVLEGLEAVRKRPGMYIGTTSERGLHHLVWEIVDNSVDEALAGYASKIEVSILPDNIIEVKDDGRGIPVDIHPKYGKSALEIVLTVLHAGGKFENNNYKVSGGLHGVGVSVVNALSEWTEVTVKRDGKVYYQKYDRGVPEEDVKIIGEAQETGTMVRFKADYEIFETLVYSFGTLETRLKELAYLNKGLEIILSDLRKEPARVESLKFDGGIVDYIKDIEKENTEITKEPIYMSGEIDNITIEVALCYNINQREVIYSFVNNINTHEGGTHVSGFRTALTRVVNDLGKTLGLLKDKDGKLQGSDIREGLTAIVSVKVPQPQFEGQTKTKLGNSEVTGAVSTVVGSQLKMYLEDNPGDLKIIIEKILNSKKAREAAQRARELVLRKSALEVGSLPGKLADCSSKNSEECEIYIVEGDSAGGSAKQGRDRSFQAILPLRGKIINVEKSGLHRALENNEVRALVTAFGTGIGDNFNIEKLRYGKIILMTDADVDGAHIRTLILTFLYRYMVDLIHNGNVYIAQPPLFKITQGRSVQYAYTDKQLKEVVGSLEGEDKRYTLQRYKGLGEMNPEQLWETTMDPDSRTLLKVSIDDAREADILFDKLMGDKVEPRKEFIEEHAEFVKNLDI
- the recF gene encoding DNA replication/repair protein RecF (All proteins in this family for which functions are known are DNA-binding proteins that assist the filamentation of RecA onto DNA for the initiation of recombination or recombinational repair.) — its product is MEILEINYINFRNLSDRNIQFSPRFNLFYGKNGQGKTSILEAIYFVATGKSFRTAKNSELIKYNKEKMGCFISYRDNISEKTLTVKIDSRKKEYSYNGKKVSFDDFYGRLNVVSFIPEDINLIVGSPAVRRSFFDGEISQSNSEYFKNLKDYTKLLKLRNKFLKERDYKNPLFSIYQEEFIKIGAKILKTRVDYVKNISIILNLNYRKLFDDKKELSLKYNSSLGELKNKSLEEIEELLKEKIKGSINQELRYGFSLVGPQRDDFLFLLNEKEAKSYSSQGEKKSIIFSLKLSEIDMILKEKRENPIFLIDDISSYFDSIRKENIVKYLKKREIQVFISSTGELDINSKNFYINKGDIDGRDKQC
- the ptsP gene encoding phosphoenolpyruvate--protein phosphotransferase, whose translation is MERFLKGIDASPGVAIGKVFLYKEVELYIDKGEAENIEVEKERLIEGREKTKTQLLGIREKTAQKLGEDKAAIFDGHITLLEDEDLFDEVVELIEDENIKAENALDQGISGYCDMLANLEDEYLRERAADLKDIAKRWLYNISGIEVVDLSTLPKDSIVVARDLTPSDTAQLDLENVVAFVTDIGGKTAHSSIMARSLEIPAVVGTGNITEILKGGEEIIVDALTGDIVINPTEEEKDIYRAKRQGYIDEKELLKQLKDKEAVSKDGTVVGTWGNIGSPKDVTGVLKNGANGIGLYRTEFLFMAKDRFPSEDEQFEAYKAVVESMAPHPVTIRTMDIGGDKSLPYMELPHEENPFLGWRALRICLDRTEILKTQFRALLRASAFGYVKIMLPMVISIEECRKARILLEECKEELRDEGVKFDENVQLGIMVETPAVAFRAKYFAKEVDFFSIGTNDLTQYTLAVDRGNERISKLYDTYNPGVLAAIKAAIDGAHQGGISISMCGEFAGDDRATALLFGMGLDAFSMSAISVPRVKKNIMNLDKVDAVGLVDRVMEMATSEEVLAEIDKFNKEYLGK